The following coding sequences lie in one Lolium perenne isolate Kyuss_39 chromosome 2, Kyuss_2.0, whole genome shotgun sequence genomic window:
- the LOC127333621 gene encoding GRF-interacting factor 10, whose translation MAAEGEDKKDTNPVGGVGGGGGNTLEAAEEAMLQAGGQVTGQELEGEAEESADREGNGGDAGKEDSGCKDLVIVEEDSVLVEDPEEAAATAALQEEMRLLVASVPEGAGASFTAMQLQELEQQSRVYQYMAARVPVPTHLVFPIWKSVTGASSEGAQNYPTLMGLATLCLDFGKTPEPEPGRCRRTDGKKWRCWRKTIPNEKYCERHMHRGRKRPVQLVVEDDEPDSGSKTASGKIAEGGKKTDDKGSSSKKLAVTAPAAVESA comes from the exons atggcggcggaggGGGAGGACAAGAAGGATACCAATCCTGTAGGAGGcgtaggcggcggcggcgggaacaccctggaggcggcggaggaggcgatgCTGCAGGCGGGAGGGCAAGTAACCGGCCAAGAATTGGAGGGCGAGGCGGAGGAGAGCGCAGATCGAGAGGGAAACGGCGGCGACGCGGGGAAGGAAGATAGCGGGTGTAAAGATCTGGTCATAGTAGAGGAGGACTCTGTTCTGGTCGAGGATCCAGAGGAAG CCGCAGCAACAGCAGCACTTCAGGAAGAAATGAGACTGCTTGTCGCATCTGTTCCTGAAGGTGCTGGGGCGTCGTTTACTGCGATGCAGTTGCAGGAGCTAGAGCAGCAGTCTCGGGTCTACCAATATATGGCTGCCCGTGTGCCAGTGCCTACCCATCTCGTCTTCCCCATCTGGAAGAGCGTTACTGGTGCATCCTCTGAAGGCGCTCAGAATTACCCTACTT TGATGGGGTTGGCAACACTTTGCTTGGACTTTGGAAAGACCCCAGAACCAGAACCAGGGAGGTGCCGGCGAACCGATGGAAAAAAGTGGCGGTGCTGGAGAAAAACTATTCCAAATGAGAAATACTGTGAACGTCATATGCACCGTGGTCGCAAGCGTCCCGTGCAGCTTGTTGTCGAGGATGATGAGCCTGATTCAGGGTCAAAAACCGCGTCCGGCAAGATAGCGGAAGGTGGCAAGAAGACTGACGACAAGGGATCGAGTAGCAAGAAGCTTGCGGTGACAGCACCAGCTGCTGTGGAGTCTGCATGA